The Paenibacillus amylolyticus genome contains the following window.
CCTAATTTGGTTGTTGCCTTCATTTCCTGGTAAAGATTCTTTCGCCAAAAAGGGGAAAAGACGGCGGCATTGCGCCGCCGCCATCTCTTTACCACCAGACCCAATAGAGTGCCATTATGATGCACGTAAAGGCTACGAAGAAGCCAAAGGCCATGAACAGGATCGGCATCAAATGCCCTTTGTCCTTCATGTGCATCCAGTAACCCAATTGAACGAATACCTGAAGAATAGCCATGACGAGCAAAATAATAATCGTAAAGGTTGTGTTAACCCCTCCGGCAGAAGCAGCCGCAAACGCAATCAGCGTGAGAATAATGGAGAACACAAACACCACGACGTGTTTCTGCGGCCCTTCCGTCCGGTGACGGTGTTTCACAGGCTGTTGATCTGTCTTATCCTGTGCCGACATGTGTCAGCCCACCTTTCCGAGCAGGTACACGACCGTAAAGATGAACACCCAGACCACGTCAATAAAGTGCCAGTACATTGCGGAGACGTATACTTTAGGTGCAGTTACGACCGTCAGTCCTTTTTTGAACAGCTGTCCGATAATGATTCCGATCCACACAATACCGAACGCAACGTGGGCTCCGTGGAACCCGACCAGTGTATAGAATGCGGAACTGAAGGCACTTGTAGTCATGCCGAACTCTTTATGTTTCACATACTCGTAGAACTCGTATATTTCCAGCGCGAGAAATCCCATACCCAGTACCACCGTGATGCCTAGCCACAATGCCAGCGCATCCCGCTTGCCCTTATGCATGGCCTGAATGGCAAATACACTTGTCAAACTGCTGACCAGGAGAATGAACGTTGCAGCAGCCACAAGTGGCAGGTGGAACAGTTCATTCGCCGTAGGTCCATCATTGGTTTGGCCACGAAGAGCCAGGAAGGTAGCAAAGAGTGTACCGAACAGTACCGTCTCGCCGCCAAGGAACAACCAGAAGGCGATGAGCTTGTTACGTCCTTCCAGTGTTGCTTTCTCCGGTTCATGCGGCAATTTGTCATTCACCGGTTCGGCATGTGAGGTTGTCATGTTCTAGCCCCCTTCTCATCCTGATCCTCCGGTTCAATATGCCAGCCATGATCATCATAAAGTGAACGCAGTGCCATTGATCCAAATGTAATCAGAAGACCGATGACAACGACAATATAATTGTTGAAAATAGCATTCATAAACGCATTTCCGAAGTCATCCTTGCTGAACATCAAGCCAAGTCCGGCAATAAAGATACCTACGGACATTACAAACGGCAACGGCGTTGCTGAAGGCATATGAATCGAACCTACAGGTTCTGCTGGTGTCATCTCTGTGTGTCCAGCCCTCTTTTCCTTCCAGTACGCATCAATTCCACGTACCAGTGGAGTCTGCTTGAAATTATATTCCGGTGGCGGCGAAGGAATGGACCATTCCAGGGTACGACCGTCTTCCCACGGATCGTTTGGCGCACCAGCCGGTTTTCTCATGGTGATCACGATGTTCACGAGGAATATAATTACCCCCACACCCATCAGAAATGCACCGACGGAGCTGACCAGATTGAGCAGATCAAAGTCCTGATTCGGCAAATATGTAACGATCCGGCGCTGCATTCCCATCAGACCGAGGAAATGCTGTACAAAGAACGTTAATTGGAAACCGATCATAAATGTCCAGAATGTCCATTTCCCAAGTGTTTCACTCAGAATACGTCCGAACATCTTCGGCCACCAGTAATGCAGTCCCGAGAACAAGCCTAGCACCAGTCCCCTACAATAACGTAGTGAAAGTGGGCTACAACAAAGTACGTATCATGGAACTGAAAATCCGCTGGAGCAGATGCCAGCATGACACCGGTAACACCGCCCATAACAAAGGTTGGAACGAATCCAACAGCAAACAGGTTCGCTGCTGTAAAACGGATCTGTCCACCCCACATCGTAAAGAGCCAGTTAAAGATTTTGATCCCGGTAGGTACGGCAATCAACATCGTGGAGATGGAGAAAAGCGCGTTGGCTACGTTACCCAGACCTGTTGTAAACATGTGATGCGCCCATACCATGAAGCCCAGGAAGGCAATCAGGATGGTGGCAAATACCATGGAGCTGTATCCGAACAACCGTTTACGTGAGAAGGTCGGAATAACCTCCGAGATGATACCAAATGCCGGCAAAATCAGAATGTATACTTCCGGGTGCCCGAAGATCCAGAAGATGTGCTGCCAGAGTACGGGGTTACCGCCACCTGCAACATCGAAGAAATTCGCTCCCAGTATACGATCAAACGTTAAAAGTACAAGCCCTACCGTGATGGCAGGAAAAGCAAAAAGGATAATGGCAGATGTAATAAATGTCGTCCATGTAAACATCGGCATCCGCATGTAGGACATGCCTGGAGCACGCATGGTAATAATGGTTGCCAGAAAGTTAATGCCCCCGATGAGCGTTCCCAGACCCGCGATCTGAAGGCCGATGGTGTAAAAGTCGACACCGTGCGTTCCACTGTATTCACTGCCCGAGAGTGGCGTATATGAAGTCCAGCCCGCATCCGGTGCTCCTCCCATAACCCAGCTCAGGTTCAGCAGCAGTCCACCAAAAAGGAACGTCCAGAAACCAAGTGCATTCAGAAAAGGAAAAGCAACGTCCCGTGCCCCGATCTGCAAAGGCACGACAGCATTCATAATGGCAAAAATAAGTGGCATGACACCAAGGAAAATCATCGTTGTTCCATGCATTGTAATCAATTCGTTGAAAACCTGTGCCGATACAAAATCATTCATAGGCTTCATCAGTTGAATCCGAATCAAAATGGCTTCAATGCCGCCGATCCCAAAGAAAAGTCCACCTGCAACCAAATAGAGAATGGCAATTTTTTTGTGATCGACGGTGGTGATCCAATCCATCAAGCCCCTGTACCTCTTGACGCTATGCGCATGAGCCAAGGTTGTGTACCCCCTTCTTCGTCCTTGCTGTTCTATTCATAGTCCAATTTGTAGTTGGCCAGATATTCGGCAATTCCGTCGATTTCTTCATCCGTCAACCCAAGATCCTTGGGATTCGGCATGGTATTGCCCGGCTTCACGGATTGTGGATCATGGAGCCATTCTTTCATGTTATCCAGTACCGGGCTGCCTTCTTCCTGTCCCTCACGGGAATTCAGCAGAATGCCAGCGACAGATTCCTTGCCGCCAATTCCCGTTAGATTAGGTGCTACCGGTCCACCTTGATCACCAACAGCGTGGCAAGAAAGGCAGTTTGTTTTGAATTTCTCGGCCAATTGAGTGTCTTCAGGAAGGACGGCAGGTGCTTTCATCTGATTCACCCATCTGTCAAAGGATTCCTGGCTCACGGCTTTTACCTTGAACTCCATGAAGGCATGCGATCTGCCGCATAATTCGGCACATTTACCGCGGTAAACGCCTTCATTCGGTGCTGAAAAACTGAACTTGTTAAGGGTTCCATCCGGGTTTGTGTCCATTTTGCCCGCAAGTGACGGCACCCAGAAGGAGTGAAGCACGTCAGCGGTTTTTAATTCGAATGCGATTTTCGTTCCGGTCGGGATGATGAGATCTTGAGCGGTGGTTATGTCATATTGAGGATAAGTAAATTCCCACCAGTACTGATGCGAGGTGACTTGGACCTTAAGTGCATTTTTGTCATTGGACAGATCTTCGCCTTGGGCAAAAATCGTTTGGACCGTCGGTACTGCCAGTACAATAACCAGCAATAACGGAATGGCTGTCCATATTACTTCCAGCTTGAAATTACCTTCAACCTGTTCGGGCATCTCAGTCTGCCCGGCTCGTCTACGAAACCGGATCAGAACATAGGCCGCTATGGCAAATACAATGATGAGCACCACGATCATTATCGTGATGGATAACTTCATCAGATCATATTGGCCTTGTGCCACAGGACCCTGAGGTTTCATTACCGACAAGTCTTCCCGCCCGCACGCGGATAGCAGCAAAGAGAACACCGCCAGCAAGGGGAGAATTCGCTTTGCAACCTGCCACTGTTTCATCATTGATCTACCCCACTTTTTTACGTTTTCGTAGATTACCGTTGTCGTTCGGTAGAAAGGCAACAAAAGGTACGTTTCAGCACGATACGCATAATCCTCTTCATCATACAGAATGCTTACAAAAATAACGCTTCCAGTACTCCCGTGATTTCCTGCTCAGGGCATGTCTGCGCATTCTTCCAATTCATTCTATATGCTTCAATCACTTATTAAATATAAGTTGAGGGTATGATTTTGTCAATCTTTGGACACATGTTCACAAATTGTTCACTTTATGTAAAAAACCGCTCTACAACTTGATTTGCAAACGATTTCAGTTAAAAGTATTACACTCTACATTTGAAAATTTTTGCCAAATTTCGGTGATAAAACTCGATTTATTGGTGATTTTTCTCACATTCGAAACATGCGCTATTATGCAAAAGAAAGAGCCGATTTTATGGAAAACCTCTTCCATACCGATTCAGAAAAACAAGCCTATCGCTCCATACCGCTACTTTCAGCCTCAATACAGCATGGAGCATTCCTTCGAGCGTTAAATTCATGTCCTCTTATTCACTGACTGCTTCTCATGTGCCATTGGTCAGAATCAGGGGGCCATCTCCAGTAATCGCAACCGTATGCTCATACTGTACTCCCCAGCTGCCATCTACCGTCCTTACCGTCCAGCCGTCTTCATCCCAAACAACAGCCCCGGAACTGCCCTTTGTAAAGATGGGTTCTATGGTAATGACCATTCCCTCGGTAAGCATCGTGCCTGTTCTGCGCTTGCCGTATGGCAGCACATTGGGCGGTTCATGAATATATTGGCCAATGCCATGACCGATGAGGGGTTTCACAATTCCATAACGATATAGCCTGGCTGTCCGTTCAATGGCACTTCCAATATCTCCGAGGGTATTCCCCGGTACGGCTTGGGCAATCGCCCGCTCAAGTGCCTTCTCCGTGCGTCTCATCAGCTTGCGAATGGATCTGCCCGTTTCACCAATGCCATATGTCCAGGCGGAGTCAGCAAGCCAGCCATCTTTGTTTACCACCATATCAATGGTCACGACATCTCCACTCGTCAGCTCCTCAGCTCCCGGAAATCCGTGGCAGACCACATCATTGACAGAGGCACACGTCGCGTACGGATATCCTTTATACCCTTTTTGCTCCGGTGTAGCCCCATGTACTGCCAGAAACTCTTCCACCCGCTCGTTGATCTCCGCTGTTGTGATCCCGGGTATCATCCACTGCTCAATATGCTGGTGACAACTTCGCAATATTCGTCCAGCTTCGCGCATGTAGCCAATCTCTTCTTTGGTTTTCAAAATAGGGTCCACATGCATTCATCCTTCCCGCTGTAGGTGTACTTCCATATATATGCAGCAGGAACGCAAAAAAACCGCCTGCCGGAGCTTATCGCCCGAGAGACGGTTCTATTCATTATCGGAACAGTATAATCAGAGTTGTGTGTTGTTTCAGGACACGGAAGAATCCATCTTGACAAGCTCATGCTCAACCACAGAAGTCAACTCTTCCTCGTATCCACCCGTAATCCGGTATTTTCTCACGTACTCCTTCACGAATTTTTTTGGATCTTTAGGACGGAAAATCCGAGTCATTTCCCTCAAACTTTCTTTGACCTCATTGTGACCTTTCGTTGCCATTGTAATTCCCTCCCAAAACGTTGAAAGTGAATGCTCCGTTTAGAGAATGCCGAATAAGTCTTAAATGCCATCCATGAAGTTGTGTGCGCGGCTTAAAGCAAGCTTTAGGTCGGGAACCTCGCTAGAAAGCAAGTACCTGACACTATAAATACCCGATATGATTCGAATTGAATCATAATCTTATTGTAGCATATTCGGAAGTATCTTACGACTTGACGATTTCCTCTAATTAAATATAACGGTTTTCATGCCCAAAAAGTTTAATTCCGAATCATATGTTATGAATGCCGCCATTCTATACGGATTAATATATCCAGCATAACACTGAACTATTCGGGGGATATTATCACGGACAACCCATACAGTTAAATTACTGGTATCCAAAGGAGGCGCCGTTTCATGGAACGCAAAGAACAGGATATGCCTGCCCCTTTCACATGAAAAGGTGGAAGTAGACGGAGTATATATCAACGAAGCTGGACGTGAGGAACATCTGCACAGAGGACAACACTTTCCGGCAGATCCCGTTCTCGGCAAGTCAGAATGGAAGCTGACGGAGTATGCTTTTGACAATCACCATGATGGACGTACCGATGAACGATTGGTTCCCAAAGAAAACGATACGGATAAAATGGGCAAGATCACCAACCCTCGCAGACAGATCGAAGGCGGAAGATAATATCGATTGTTTTGGTCGTCAGATCAATTCACCGGTTCAGTTCTGTCCACCTCCTACATAGCCTAGTAAAAAAGGTTAAAGGAGGCTGGACCGGATGTCACCCATGAAATCGTCTAGCGGTCTGGATGAAAATATTGCCGGTATGCTGTGTTATCTATTTACCTTTATAGGTGGCATTGTCTTTCTTGCGGTAGAGAAGCGGAGTCGGTTTGTGTTATTTCATGCGCTGCAATCCGTAACCGTCTTTGGCATCATTATGGTTGGACATGTATTATCGACTTTTCTTCCGTTATTTGGGCCACTGGTGGCATCCTTGTTATCCCTGCTCGGTGTGGTGGTCTGGCTCATCATGGTGATCACAAGCCTGCAAGGGAAATGGCTAAAGCTGCCGTGGGTTGGCGATTTTGCAGAAAAACAGATGCGTCATCTGTAATTTCAAAAAACATGAGCATAAAAAGACGATCCATCCCCTTTCAAACGGGGTGTGGATCGTCTTTTGCTTGTTTTTAAAAAGATATTTCAAGCCTCAACTGTTCTTCGATGTTTCGCATGTAAAGGTGACTTGTTCATGTGATTGAACATTCACAACATAAATGATGTATGTTATAAACCATTCATGCTGTATATCACCATGCATTAACCTGCTTAACTGTTCATCTTGTTAAGGGTACCTTCTAAACAGTTAACATAACAATCATGCTGGGCGATAGGCCCAATCGGGCTGTTAAGCCGACTTGCCTGTCTCTCCAAGAATGGCATCCGCCTGTTGTTCAGCCATCTTGGCAGCTGTTTCCTGAGTACCCAAACCGTTGAACAGCAGATTCATGAAGATCGCCGTGAAGCTGCCTGCGATGATACCGTTGCCGAGCATAATCTGAGCCCAGTCCGGTGCACCAGCGAACAACTCAGGTACAACGGTAACCCCCAGTCCCATGCCTACTGAACAAGCGATGACAAACAGATTCTCATGTCGGTTCAGATCGACCTGACTGCCGATAATCCGGATACCGGATGATACGACCATGCCGAACAAGGCCACCATGGCTCCGCCAAGCACTGCAGTTGGAACAAGCTGTGCCAGCGCCGCAATCTTCGGTACAAATCCGATGACCACCAGGAGTCCACCAGCCACCACAATGACATCACGTGTCTTCACACGTGTCATCTGTACCAGCCCTACATTTTGCGAGTACGTTGTATACGGGAATGAGTTAAAAATACCGCCTAGGACAATGGCCAGACCCTCCGCACGATAACCACGGGCCAGATCCTTGGAGGACAGGTCCTTGTCCAGAATTTTGCCCAAAGCCATAAATACGCCCGTGGATTCGGCCACGCTGACAATCGCCACCAGGATCATCGTAAGAATCGGTACAATCTCAAAGGTTGGTCTGCCGAAGTAGAACGGCTGCACAACATGGAACCAGCTTGCGTCGCGAATAGGTGCAAAATTAACCTCGCCCATCAATCCTGCTGCCACCGTACCAACGAGCAAACCAATCAGGACCGAGATGGAACGAATGAATCCGGTTGTGAAACGAGTCATCAGGATG
Protein-coding sequences here:
- a CDS encoding cytochrome C oxidase subunit IV family protein, with protein sequence MSAQDKTDQQPVKHRHRTEGPQKHVVVFVFSIILTLIAFAAASAGGVNTTFTIIILLVMAILQVFVQLGYWMHMKDKGHLMPILFMAFGFFVAFTCIIMALYWVWW
- a CDS encoding cytochrome c oxidase subunit 3 → MTTSHAEPVNDKLPHEPEKATLEGRNKLIAFWLFLGGETVLFGTLFATFLALRGQTNDGPTANELFHLPLVAAATFILLVSSLTSVFAIQAMHKGKRDALALWLGITVVLGMGFLALEIYEFYEYVKHKEFGMTTSAFSSAFYTLVGFHGAHVAFGIVWIGIIIGQLFKKGLTVVTAPKVYVSAMYWHFIDVVWVFIFTVVYLLGKVG
- the coxB gene encoding cytochrome c oxidase subunit II; its protein translation is MMKQWQVAKRILPLLAVFSLLLSACGREDLSVMKPQGPVAQGQYDLMKLSITIMIVVLIIVFAIAAYVLIRFRRRAGQTEMPEQVEGNFKLEVIWTAIPLLLVIVLAVPTVQTIFAQGEDLSNDKNALKVQVTSHQYWWEFTYPQYDITTAQDLIIPTGTKIAFELKTADVLHSFWVPSLAGKMDTNPDGTLNKFSFSAPNEGVYRGKCAELCGRSHAFMEFKVKAVSQESFDRWVNQMKAPAVLPEDTQLAEKFKTNCLSCHAVGDQGGPVAPNLTGIGGKESVAGILLNSREGQEEGSPVLDNMKEWLHDPQSVKPGNTMPNPKDLGLTDEEIDGIAEYLANYKLDYE
- the map gene encoding type I methionyl aminopeptidase, giving the protein MHVDPILKTKEEIGYMREAGRILRSCHQHIEQWMIPGITTAEINERVEEFLAVHGATPEQKGYKGYPYATCASVNDVVCHGFPGAEELTSGDVVTIDMVVNKDGWLADSAWTYGIGETGRSIRKLMRRTEKALERAIAQAVPGNTLGDIGSAIERTARLYRYGIVKPLIGHGIGQYIHEPPNVLPYGKRRTGTMLTEGMVITIEPIFTKGSSGAVVWDEDGWTVRTVDGSWGVQYEHTVAITGDGPLILTNGT
- a CDS encoding transposase: MEVDGVYINEAGREEHLHRGQHFPADPVLGKSEWKLTEYAFDNHHDGRTDERLVPKENDTDKMGKITNPRRQIEGGR
- a CDS encoding nucleobase:cation symporter-2 family protein, translated to MARERIFQRHRHPIKTFSLGLQHVLAMYAGAVVVPLIVSKALGFTQEQLTYLIAIDLLACGVATLLQVWGNKYFGVGLPVMLGCAFQAVSPMILIGMNSGVSAIYGAIIASGLFVLIFSGLFGKLIRLFPPVVTGSVVTIIGLTLIPVAFHDLGGGQGQPDFGSGTNLLLGFGVLVFIILMTRFTTGFIRSISVLIGLLVGTVAAGLMGEVNFAPIRDASWFHVVQPFYFGRPTFEIVPILTMILVAIVSVAESTGVFMALGKILDKDLSSKDLARGYRAEGLAIVLGGIFNSFPYTTYSQNVGLVQMTRVKTRDVIVVAGGLLVVIGFVPKIAALAQLVPTAVLGGAMVALFGMVVSSGIRIIGSQVDLNRHENLFVIACSVGMGLGVTVVPELFAGAPDWAQIMLGNGIIAGSFTAIFMNLLFNGLGTQETAAKMAEQQADAILGETGKSA